The proteins below are encoded in one region of bacterium:
- the gltX gene encoding glutamate--tRNA ligase, whose amino-acid sequence MTVRTRYAPSPTGYLHVGGLRTALYNYLYARQHGGVFVLRIEDTDQTRKVEGAVENLLNVMAWIGLDFDEGPFLGGPFGPYIQSERLAIYRDHVTRLAGSGHAYPCFCSAETLKEMRLLQTERGQLPMYDRRCRSLDPDVARDRIAAGEPHVWRMAVPLDRTLVIHDLIRGDVHFEGSTLDDQVLLKTDGFPTYHLANVVDDHLMQISHVIRGEEWLPSTPKHVLLYDFFEWKRPEFAHLPLLLNPDRSKMSKRSGDVAVEDYRKKGILPEALINFVALLGWHPQDDREMFSVGDLIREFSLERVNKAGAVFDVAKLEWTNTEYLKAQSDDELFAHVEQELSDLIEAYGEKRVRYALTTLRGGIVSYQDMVRRVRDVFEPVGTPDPEMAALLVDETARDVAAEFADRMAKLDPAVWNDFEKLEAVFKLAASEAGQAKGVKGKNLWRSLRAALTGQPHGPELAKLVGIWGRDRVLAQLDRALAEARDTLSS is encoded by the coding sequence ATGACGGTAAGAACCCGCTACGCGCCGAGCCCGACCGGCTATCTCCATGTGGGCGGCCTGCGCACAGCTCTCTACAATTATCTTTACGCGCGCCAGCATGGCGGCGTGTTTGTGCTGCGCATCGAAGATACCGACCAGACGCGCAAGGTGGAAGGCGCCGTCGAAAATCTTTTGAATGTGATGGCGTGGATCGGCCTGGATTTCGATGAAGGCCCATTCCTCGGGGGACCCTTCGGACCTTACATCCAATCCGAGCGCCTGGCGATTTATCGCGACCATGTCACGCGCCTGGCGGGCAGCGGGCATGCCTATCCCTGTTTCTGCTCGGCGGAAACGCTGAAAGAGATGCGTCTGCTGCAGACGGAGCGCGGACAACTTCCGATGTACGACCGCCGCTGCCGTTCGCTGGATCCTGACGTGGCGCGAGATCGGATCGCGGCGGGCGAGCCGCATGTGTGGCGGATGGCCGTGCCGCTGGATCGCACGCTGGTGATTCATGACTTGATTCGCGGCGACGTGCACTTCGAAGGAAGTACGCTGGACGATCAGGTGCTGCTGAAGACGGACGGCTTTCCCACCTATCATCTGGCGAACGTGGTGGACGATCACCTGATGCAGATCAGCCATGTGATTCGCGGCGAAGAGTGGTTACCGTCCACGCCCAAGCACGTGCTGCTCTACGATTTTTTCGAATGGAAACGCCCGGAGTTCGCCCATCTGCCGCTGTTGTTGAATCCGGATCGCAGCAAGATGTCCAAGCGCTCGGGCGACGTGGCCGTGGAAGACTACCGCAAGAAGGGGATTCTTCCCGAGGCTCTGATCAACTTTGTGGCGCTGTTGGGCTGGCATCCGCAGGATGACCGCGAGATGTTTTCCGTGGGGGATTTGATCCGGGAATTTTCGCTGGAGCGGGTGAACAAGGCGGGGGCGGTTTTCGATGTCGCCAAGCTCGAGTGGACGAATACCGAGTATCTCAAGGCGCAATCGGATGACGAATTGTTCGCGCATGTCGAGCAGGAACTTTCCGACCTGATCGAGGCGTATGGGGAGAAACGCGTGCGCTACGCGCTGACCACTCTGCGCGGCGGCATCGTGAGCTATCAGGATATGGTGCGGCGGGTTCGGGATGTCTTCGAGCCGGTCGGAACGCCGGATCCGGAGATGGCCGCGCTGCTCGTTGACGAGACCGCGCGGGATGTGGCGGCGGAATTCGCCGACCGCATGGCTAAGCTTGATCCTGCGGTGTGGAACGATTTCGAAAAACTGGAGGCGGTCTTCAAGCTGGCAGCCTCCGAAGCCGGCCAGGCTAAAGGGGTCAAGGGCAAAAATCTGTGGCGGTCGTTGCGCGCCGCGCTGACGGGACAGCCTCATGGTCCCGAGCTTGCCAAACTGGTCGGGATCTGGGGACGCGACCGCGTGCTGGCACAACTGGATCGAGCCCTTGCCGAAGCGCGCGACACACTCTCTTCTTAA
- the ispF gene encoding 2-C-methyl-D-erythritol 2,4-cyclodiphosphate synthase has translation MSLRVGIGTDAHRRVDGRKLILGGVEIEADFGLEAHSDGDVLCHAILDAMLGAAALGDKGTFFPPSDPQFKDIRSTELLVRASQTLQKHRCALVNVDVSVVCEEPKLLPYIPRMKQELAAALGIRESRISIKGTTTERLGFTGRNEGIAAMAVALVDCAEDET, from the coding sequence ATGAGCCTGAGGGTAGGCATTGGCACCGATGCGCACCGCCGCGTCGATGGACGCAAACTGATTTTGGGCGGCGTGGAGATCGAGGCGGACTTCGGACTGGAAGCGCATTCGGACGGCGACGTGCTGTGCCACGCGATTCTGGATGCGATGCTGGGCGCGGCGGCCCTGGGCGACAAGGGGACCTTCTTTCCGCCCAGCGATCCGCAGTTCAAGGATATTCGATCCACGGAACTTTTGGTGCGGGCGTCGCAGACGCTGCAAAAGCATCGCTGCGCGCTGGTGAATGTAGATGTCAGTGTGGTGTGCGAAGAACCGAAGCTGCTGCCGTATATTCCGCGGATGAAGCAGGAATTGGCGGCGGCGCTGGGGATTCGCGAAAGCCGGATTTCAATCAAAGGTACAACGACGGAGCGACTGGGTTTTACGGGCCGCAATGAAGGAATCGCCGCGATGGCGGTGGCGCTCGTGGACTGCGCTGAAGACGAAACATGA